In one window of Reinekea forsetii DNA:
- a CDS encoding ABC transporter ATP-binding protein: MTTQTSLMIQTRQLKQEVPGREEPLVILKGIDMEIYAGETVAIVGVSGSGKSTLLGMLAGLDTPSSGHVEIAGRDLTAMDEESRALLRGEMVGFVFQNFQLLPSLTALENVMLPLEVRGDINAEPQANDWLDRVGLSDRSHHYPQQLSGGEQQRVAVARAFASNAPILFADEPTGNLDTVTGEKVADMLFALNQEQGTTLVLVTHDERLAARCQRQLRMHGGELVEVPQ, translated from the coding sequence ATGACGACCCAGACTAGTTTGATGATACAGACCCGACAGCTTAAACAGGAAGTACCCGGCCGTGAAGAGCCATTGGTTATATTAAAGGGTATAGATATGGAAATTTACGCCGGTGAGACGGTCGCGATAGTGGGCGTGTCGGGCTCAGGCAAATCCACCCTGTTAGGCATGTTGGCTGGCCTGGACACCCCGAGCAGCGGTCATGTCGAGATTGCCGGTCGCGACCTGACGGCCATGGACGAGGAGTCTCGGGCGCTCTTGCGCGGCGAGATGGTTGGCTTCGTATTCCAAAATTTTCAGCTCTTGCCCAGCTTGACGGCGCTGGAAAATGTCATGCTGCCGCTAGAGGTGCGCGGCGATATCAACGCTGAGCCTCAGGCCAACGACTGGTTGGATCGGGTCGGGCTGAGCGATCGTTCCCATCATTACCCCCAGCAACTCAGCGGCGGTGAACAGCAGCGTGTGGCGGTAGCCCGTGCTTTCGCCAGCAATGCCCCGATCCTCTTTGCCGATGAGCCGACGGGCAATCTCGACACGGTTACCGGGGAAAAGGTCGCCGATATGCTATTTGCGCTAAATCAGGAGCAGGGCACCACCTTGGTGCTCGTGACCCATGACGAAAGGTTGGCGGCGCGCTGTCAGCGTCAGTTGCGCATGCATGGCGGTGAGTTGGTCGAGGTACCACAATGA
- a CDS encoding arylesterase yields MAKMLALSVSFTQAATLMVHGDSLSAGYGILPEESWVSLVGQALGDEYRVINTSISGETSKGGLDRLPALLDKFQPDILMVELGANDGLRGYPIDQMYDNLQKMITLAQDQGIEVILLGIRLPPNFGKRYTEPFFNSFAELAQIHDLLYLPFILDNVAQYPDLMQADGLHPTKAGQPIIVESVRPLIERALARLKS; encoded by the coding sequence ATGGCCAAAATGCTCGCTCTTTCTGTTTCCTTTACTCAGGCCGCGACTCTTATGGTCCATGGCGACAGCCTATCGGCTGGTTATGGCATCTTGCCCGAAGAAAGCTGGGTGAGCTTGGTCGGCCAGGCGTTGGGCGATGAGTATCGGGTGATCAATACCAGCATCAGCGGTGAAACATCAAAGGGCGGCTTGGATCGCCTGCCGGCCCTGCTGGACAAATTTCAGCCTGACATTCTCATGGTTGAGCTCGGTGCCAACGATGGTTTACGAGGCTACCCTATCGATCAGATGTACGACAATTTGCAAAAAATGATCACCCTCGCACAGGACCAGGGCATTGAGGTGATATTGTTGGGGATTAGATTGCCGCCCAACTTCGGCAAGCGCTATACCGAGCCGTTCTTCAATAGTTTTGCCGAACTGGCCCAGATCCATGATTTGCTCTATTTGCCGTTCATACTGGACAATGTCGCCCAATACCCCGACCTAATGCAGGCCGATGGTCTGCATCCGACCAAAGCAGGTCAGCCCATTATCGTAGAGTCTGTTCGCCCGCTGATCGAGCGCGCGCTGGCACGACTCAAGTCCTAA
- the rpsU gene encoding 30S ribosomal protein S21, with amino-acid sequence MPHVKVKDNEPFDVALRRFKRSCEKAGVLSEVRSREHYEKPTWIRKRAQAAAVKRHAKKMQRENKRMNRLY; translated from the coding sequence ATGCCACACGTTAAAGTTAAAGATAACGAACCCTTTGATGTCGCTCTACGTCGCTTCAAGCGTTCTTGTGAAAAAGCTGGTGTTCTGTCTGAAGTCCGTAGTCGTGAACATTATGAAAAACCAACTTGGATCCGCAAACGCGCCCAAGCAGCAGCTGTTAAGCGCCATGCAAAGAAAATGCAGCGTGAAAACAAGCGCATGAACCGCCTCTACTAA
- the tsaD gene encoding tRNA (adenosine(37)-N6)-threonylcarbamoyltransferase complex transferase subunit TsaD, whose amino-acid sequence MRVLGIESSCDETGVALYDSERGLLAHQLYSQVKMHAEFGGVVPELASRDHIRTLLPLIQETFAEAELPLGQVDGVAFTAGPGLIGALMVGAATARSLAFGWGVPALGVHHMEGHLLAPMLETNPPAYPFVALLVSGGHTLLVDVKAPGAYSILGESLDDAAGEAFDKTAKMMGLPYPGGPLLSQIAEQGRTGVFRFPRPMIDRPGMDFSFSGLKTSVRLQIAKHSVDGVVPDATRADIACAFQEAVVETLAVKCRRALQHTGYRRLVIAGGVSANKQLRLGLAKMAEKERSELFFPRPEFCTDNGAMIAYAGWLRLRAGQGSDLSLDIRPRWPLDTLEPI is encoded by the coding sequence ATGCGGGTTTTGGGGATTGAATCCTCCTGTGATGAAACAGGGGTAGCACTGTACGACAGTGAGCGGGGTCTACTGGCGCATCAACTGTATAGTCAGGTCAAGATGCACGCCGAATTTGGGGGCGTGGTCCCTGAATTGGCCTCTAGAGACCATATTCGTACCCTCTTGCCCCTGATTCAGGAGACCTTTGCCGAGGCCGAGTTGCCGCTCGGCCAGGTTGACGGGGTCGCTTTTACCGCCGGTCCGGGCCTGATTGGCGCGCTGATGGTTGGCGCTGCGACCGCTCGGTCGCTGGCCTTTGGCTGGGGTGTACCCGCCCTCGGCGTGCATCATATGGAAGGCCATCTGTTGGCCCCAATGTTGGAAACCAATCCGCCGGCCTATCCCTTTGTTGCCCTGTTGGTCAGTGGCGGCCATACCTTGCTGGTTGATGTTAAGGCGCCCGGTGCCTACAGTATCCTAGGGGAATCCTTGGACGATGCGGCCGGTGAAGCATTCGATAAGACGGCCAAGATGATGGGTCTGCCCTATCCGGGTGGGCCCTTGCTCAGTCAAATAGCCGAACAGGGTCGAACCGGGGTGTTTCGCTTTCCGCGTCCGATGATCGACCGACCCGGTATGGACTTTAGTTTTTCAGGCCTTAAAACCTCAGTTAGGCTGCAAATTGCCAAGCACAGCGTCGATGGCGTTGTTCCCGACGCGACGCGAGCTGATATTGCCTGTGCCTTTCAGGAGGCCGTGGTCGAGACGTTGGCCGTTAAGTGTCGGCGTGCCCTGCAGCACACCGGCTATAGACGGCTGGTGATCGCTGGCGGCGTCAGTGCCAACAAGCAATTGCGTTTGGGCTTGGCGAAGATGGCTGAAAAGGAACGCAGTGAATTGTTTTTCCCTCGGCCGGAATTTTGTACCGATAATGGTGCGATGATCGCCTATGCTGGATGGTTGCGGCTCAGGGCCGGGCAAGGCTCTGACCTCTCGCTAGACATTCGGCCGCGCTGGCCACTTGATACCTTGGAGCCCATATAA
- the folK gene encoding 2-amino-4-hydroxy-6-hydroxymethyldihydropteridine diphosphokinase, giving the protein MTTTSIQLALSLGSNINRYRRIGAGIAALRQHFGPLICSPVYESAAVGFDGSAFLNLIVLVQSSASLADVNLILKRIEDDNGRDRSGPKFGSRTLDIDVVTYGDFSGLMEGIELPRPELFKNAFVLLPLVDLVPQQQVPGLEQTFSELWLSQGARGQQLTQVPFDFER; this is encoded by the coding sequence ATGACCACAACCTCGATCCAGCTTGCCCTGAGTTTGGGCAGTAATATTAATCGCTATCGCCGCATCGGCGCTGGTATAGCCGCGCTGCGACAGCATTTCGGTCCGTTGATCTGCTCGCCCGTCTATGAGAGCGCCGCGGTGGGCTTTGACGGCAGTGCCTTTCTTAATCTGATCGTGTTAGTGCAGTCGAGCGCCTCCCTAGCCGACGTTAATCTGATTCTGAAACGGATCGAGGACGACAACGGGCGGGATCGTAGTGGTCCAAAATTCGGTTCTCGAACCCTAGACATCGATGTCGTGACCTATGGTGATTTCTCTGGGCTAATGGAGGGGATCGAATTACCGAGACCTGAATTGTTCAAGAATGCCTTCGTATTACTGCCCTTGGTCGATCTGGTGCCTCAGCAGCAGGTGCCCGGCTTAGAGCAGACCTTTAGTGAGTTATGGCTCAGTCAGGGTGCTCGGGGTCAACAGCTAACCCAGGTGCCCTTCGACTTTGAGCGCTAA
- a CDS encoding dihydroneopterin aldolase, whose product MSDSVYVTGLRLETLIGVYAFERVERQLLFIDLELDFDCHRAGQSDDLRHALDYDRLFKTLRSWALAQDFQLLEAFGEALCVLVHEQFAIARIQLQINKPAAVTECSAVGIKMERRF is encoded by the coding sequence ATGTCTGATAGTGTGTACGTTACCGGATTGCGCTTGGAAACCCTCATCGGCGTCTATGCTTTTGAACGGGTCGAACGCCAGCTGTTGTTCATTGATTTGGAGCTGGATTTTGATTGCCATCGCGCCGGTCAGTCAGATGACCTGCGCCATGCACTCGACTACGACCGACTCTTCAAGACCCTCCGAAGCTGGGCTCTGGCGCAAGATTTTCAGTTGCTCGAAGCCTTTGGGGAAGCCCTATGCGTATTGGTACATGAGCAGTTTGCGATCGCCCGGATACAATTGCAGATCAATAAGCCCGCCGCGGTAACCGAGTGCAGCGCGGTGGGCATTAAAATGGAGCGGCGTTTTTAA